The following coding sequences lie in one Novipirellula aureliae genomic window:
- a CDS encoding DUF3293 domain-containing protein, whose translation MTVYDNGRSPHLWMKALDIASRGVYLAEPCKSALEQFYWMTALDFDISFVKSSPAALIVHRDQLANANRDSTLADWTRPLPNKHCFPADLSLSDAFSHLEVLPWLLLTRDDKIEGIITRDDLEKPAGMAFVHAHLVNLERLLRQLVGTYTNHPISDGREMGDAARVYGEVVRIPELLAELGWSEQDFRAIGAWVMDNRTRFSNAEHPLHENSRRSFSLPRFLAAKTLMLRAIEIIEKRDQVWSAFSHSLILDSRSRTIYAGPDAVNLPFKTPCFVITAYNPQEQVLDPSTNRRRNDMLLKSLELQTDKVRHVVSQSRCERWKEESFLVAEIEERVILAFASKYGQRAVYRLDDHELFVVDAKGVVRAKRSRTQ comes from the coding sequence ATGACAGTATACGATAATGGTCGGTCTCCACATCTTTGGATGAAGGCGCTCGATATCGCTAGCCGTGGTGTATACTTAGCGGAACCGTGCAAATCAGCGCTCGAGCAGTTTTACTGGATGACAGCACTTGATTTCGACATCTCTTTTGTAAAAAGTAGTCCCGCTGCATTGATTGTGCATCGCGACCAATTGGCGAATGCGAATCGTGATTCAACGCTTGCCGATTGGACTCGACCGCTCCCAAACAAGCATTGCTTTCCCGCGGATCTCTCTCTAAGCGATGCTTTTTCCCACTTGGAGGTATTGCCTTGGTTGCTGCTAACTCGGGATGACAAGATCGAAGGAATCATCACACGTGACGATCTCGAGAAACCAGCTGGAATGGCGTTTGTCCATGCACATTTGGTTAACCTCGAACGGTTACTGCGGCAACTCGTAGGAACCTATACGAATCATCCGATCAGCGATGGCCGGGAAATGGGGGATGCAGCGCGGGTGTATGGCGAAGTCGTAAGGATTCCGGAACTGCTCGCTGAACTAGGCTGGTCGGAACAAGATTTTCGTGCAATAGGAGCCTGGGTCATGGACAATCGCACGCGTTTTTCGAATGCGGAGCATCCGTTGCATGAGAATTCCCGTCGATCCTTTTCGCTGCCACGATTCCTAGCCGCTAAGACGCTAATGCTACGAGCGATAGAGATAATCGAAAAGCGAGACCAAGTCTGGTCCGCGTTCAGTCATTCGTTGATTCTAGATAGTAGGTCGAGAACGATCTACGCGGGTCCCGATGCAGTCAACCTACCATTCAAAACACCTTGTTTTGTGATCACGGCTTACAACCCTCAGGAACAGGTGCTCGATCCGTCAACCAATCGGCGTCGCAATGACATGCTTTTAAAAAGCCTAGAATTGCAGACCGATAAAGTTCGCCATGTCGTGAGTCAATCACGTTGTGAAAGGTGGAAAGAAGAGAGTTTTCTAGTAGCCGAAATCGAAGAACGAGTTATCCTTGCCTTCGCCTCGAAGTATGGGCAACGTGCGGTGTATCGCTTGGATGACCATGAGTTATTTGTGGTTGACGCGAAAGGCGTGGTTAGGGCAAAGAGAAGTCGTACTCAATAA
- a CDS encoding DUF2461 domain-containing protein: protein MPNRDLILTNELFEFLQQLKENNNRDWFAMHKAEYEQNVRGPAVELVRRLEKPLARVAPMLSAIPKGHGGSVMRIYRDTRFSKDKTPYKTNVGISLRHQANKDIHAPGAYIHLAADECFVGMGCWRPERTVLAAIRSAIDHEPTAWKKARDNKAFRKHFDLSGERLKTKPRDYDLTHPLIDDLRRIDFIAIAPLSPGELVHHDVVKTIIERIRAARPLMVFLCNAIDVPY, encoded by the coding sequence ATGCCAAATAGAGACCTGATTTTGACAAATGAACTTTTTGAATTTCTTCAGCAGCTAAAGGAAAACAACAATCGAGATTGGTTTGCGATGCACAAGGCAGAGTATGAACAGAATGTTCGAGGCCCAGCGGTGGAATTGGTCCGCAGACTCGAAAAACCACTCGCCCGAGTCGCTCCGATGCTTTCGGCTATCCCGAAGGGGCATGGTGGGAGCGTCATGCGAATCTATCGCGACACTCGGTTTTCGAAAGACAAGACTCCTTACAAAACAAACGTGGGTATTTCGCTTCGGCATCAGGCGAACAAGGACATCCACGCCCCGGGTGCCTATATCCACTTGGCCGCCGATGAGTGTTTTGTCGGCATGGGGTGCTGGCGTCCCGAGCGAACCGTTCTAGCAGCGATCCGATCGGCAATTGACCACGAACCGACCGCATGGAAAAAAGCTCGTGATAACAAAGCCTTTCGCAAGCACTTTGATTTGTCGGGGGAACGCTTGAAGACGAAGCCACGAGATTACGATCTAACGCATCCTCTGATCGACGATTTGCGACGGATCGACTTCATCGCCATCGCGCCGCTCTCGCCGGGGGAGCTTGTCCACCATGATGTGGTGAAAACGATCATCGAGCGAATTCGTGCTGCCCGACCGTTGATGGTTTTCCTCTGCAATGCCATCGATGTGCCTTATTGA